In Rhodovulum sulfidophilum DSM 1374, the following are encoded in one genomic region:
- a CDS encoding putative quinol monooxygenase, which translates to MGVTVTGWIEATPDRLAALRAAAAEHVRLTRAEPGCLRFEMREDPDRPGRFLLDEEFTDAAAFAAHRARKEGTAWELAAAGLPREIEIAGLPE; encoded by the coding sequence ATGGGAGTGACCGTCACCGGCTGGATCGAGGCCACGCCCGACCGTCTTGCCGCGCTTCGGGCGGCGGCGGCCGAGCATGTGCGCCTGACCCGCGCCGAGCCCGGCTGCCTGCGCTTCGAGATGCGGGAAGACCCCGACCGGCCGGGACGGTTCCTGCTGGACGAGGAATTCACCGACGCCGCCGCCTTCGCCGCCCATCGCGCCCGCAAGGAGGGCACGGCCTGGGAACTGGCGGCCGCCGGTCTGCCGCGCGAGATCGAGATCGCGGGCCTGCCCGAGTGA
- the speD gene encoding adenosylmethionine decarboxylase has translation MSDANLFRLGIGLETGAHAEDHHGHPAVDATRDVFDVARDDHFIRREGRIFAGTHLIIEVVDGDGLDDEDRIQKAFRDCVDECGATLLHIHTHKFSPQGVSGVAVLAESHISVHTWPEIGYGAFDVFMCGDAEPWRAVEVLRAAFDAGDVRVKELLRGEDVVAARVAA, from the coding sequence ATGTCTGACGCCAACCTCTTCCGACTGGGGATCGGTCTGGAGACAGGCGCCCATGCGGAAGATCACCACGGCCACCCGGCCGTCGACGCCACTCGCGACGTCTTCGACGTTGCGCGTGACGACCATTTCATTCGCCGTGAAGGCCGGATCTTTGCCGGCACCCATCTGATCATCGAGGTGGTCGATGGCGACGGTCTCGATGACGAGGACCGGATCCAGAAGGCGTTCCGCGACTGCGTCGACGAATGCGGCGCGACGCTTCTGCATATCCACACGCACAAGTTCAGCCCGCAGGGCGTAAGCGGCGTGGCGGTGCTGGCCGAAAGCCATATCTCGGTGCATACATGGCCCGAGATCGGCTATGGCGCCTTCGACGTCTTCATGTGCGGCGATGCCGAGCCCTGGCGGGCGGTCGAGGTGTTGCGCGCGGCCTTCGATGCGGGCGACGTCCGGGTCAAGGAGCTGCTGCGCGGCGAGGACGTGGTGGCCGCGCGCGTCGCGGCCTGA
- a CDS encoding collagen-binding domain-containing protein, which translates to MKTEFLLGAALAVSLGAAAPAATLSASEILSQFSIVTAGDLDTNQDNYGRAYVGGNLETSGKADFANRDMPVSAYPDVIVEGNARGPGSIRVGSGGTTLAVRGDVSVDTVQFGVERTGEVLVGGTLSESTRQNINNKETPTFDGVRVESGLAGDPGFEALFPTDMVETLNRASEDLSALAATGAATVSGGNTLNIDATSGGLNVYNFDISDFGGAIGQIDFSLGATDTLILNVSGSSILFEDNLLGLQAADGQRIIWNFYEATAVDIDRMVYGTVLAGNAALTNSTAIEGNVFAASAVLRGQVHLQPFAGELPPTDPAPVPLPATLPMLAAGLGLVGLMRRRPS; encoded by the coding sequence ATGAAAACGGAATTCCTGCTCGGGGCCGCGTTGGCGGTCTCTCTTGGAGCGGCTGCGCCCGCGGCGACATTGTCGGCATCGGAGATCCTCTCGCAATTCTCGATCGTGACCGCCGGCGATCTCGACACCAACCAGGACAATTACGGCCGCGCCTATGTCGGCGGCAATCTGGAAACCTCGGGCAAGGCCGATTTCGCCAATCGCGACATGCCGGTCTCGGCCTATCCCGACGTGATCGTCGAGGGCAATGCGCGCGGGCCGGGCAGCATTCGGGTCGGCTCCGGCGGAACCACCCTGGCGGTCCGGGGCGACGTCTCTGTCGATACCGTGCAGTTCGGGGTCGAGCGGACCGGCGAGGTGCTGGTCGGCGGGACGCTGTCGGAGAGCACGAGACAGAATATCAACAACAAGGAAACGCCCACCTTCGACGGTGTCCGGGTCGAAAGCGGACTTGCGGGCGATCCCGGTTTCGAGGCGCTGTTCCCGACCGACATGGTCGAAACCCTGAACAGGGCGTCGGAGGATCTGTCGGCGCTTGCAGCGACCGGAGCCGCCACGGTCAGCGGCGGCAACACGCTGAACATCGACGCCACCAGCGGCGGGCTCAACGTCTACAATTTCGATATCTCCGATTTCGGCGGCGCCATCGGTCAGATCGATTTCAGCCTGGGCGCGACCGACACCCTGATCCTGAATGTGTCGGGGTCTTCGATCCTGTTCGAGGACAATCTGCTGGGCCTGCAGGCCGCCGACGGCCAGCGCATCATCTGGAATTTCTACGAGGCGACCGCGGTCGATATCGATCGGATGGTCTATGGAACGGTGCTGGCCGGCAATGCCGCGCTGACCAATTCGACGGCCATCGAGGGCAATGTCTTCGCGGCCTCGGCCGTTCTGCGCGGTCAGGTTCATCTTCAGCCCTTCGCGGGCGAGCTGCCTCCGACCGATCCGGCCCCGGTTCCGCTTCCGGCCACGCTGCCGATGCTTGCCGCGGGCCTCGGCCTGGTCGGGCTGATGCGCCGCCGCCCGAGCTGA
- a CDS encoding trimethylamine methyltransferase family protein translates to MSEAEATTGRRGRGGGGAARRAARSNPGIETARFITRNIPDFEVLTPEALEIIETNAETVLAEIGINFVDNPAGLARWREAGAELEGERVRIPRGLARKLCATAPARFTQHARNPARNVEIGGRNLVLAPVYGPPFVRDIEGGRRYATMEDFRRFVQLGQMSKWLHHSGGTVCEPTDIPVNKRHLDMLHAHMTLSDKPFMGSVTDPSRARDSVAMCEQLFGADFVAENTVMTSLVNLNSPLTFDATMMGALEVYAAANQACIISPFIVGGAMAPVTVAGTLTQVLAEVMAGVAYSQLVRPGAPVIFGAFVTSIDMNSGAPTFGTPEASQILSGAGQLARRLGLPFRSGGALCGSKLPDAQAAYETANTLNAALLGGVNFMLHSAGWLEGGLVASYEKFVMDADQLGALHRMAAGVATDEAAQAMDALREVGPGGHFLGCAHTQAHFREAFWRTDLLDYKPFETWDEEGARDTATLASDRVRKLLASFEAPALDPARREAVEDYMARRKAEMPDAFV, encoded by the coding sequence ATGAGCGAGGCAGAGGCGACGACGGGGCGCCGGGGCCGCGGCGGTGGCGGTGCCGCGCGGCGTGCGGCGCGCAGCAATCCGGGCATCGAGACGGCGCGGTTCATTACCCGCAACATCCCCGATTTCGAGGTCCTGACGCCCGAGGCGCTGGAAATCATCGAGACCAATGCCGAGACGGTGCTGGCCGAGATCGGCATCAACTTCGTCGACAATCCGGCCGGGCTTGCGCGCTGGCGCGAGGCCGGGGCCGAGCTCGAGGGCGAACGCGTGCGCATCCCGCGCGGGCTTGCGCGCAAGCTTTGCGCCACCGCGCCCGCGCGCTTTACCCAGCATGCCCGGAACCCCGCGCGCAATGTCGAGATCGGAGGCCGCAATCTGGTGCTGGCGCCGGTCTACGGTCCGCCTTTCGTGCGCGACATCGAGGGCGGGCGGCGCTATGCGACGATGGAGGATTTCCGCCGCTTCGTGCAGCTGGGGCAGATGTCGAAATGGCTGCACCATTCCGGCGGCACCGTCTGCGAACCGACCGACATCCCCGTCAACAAGCGCCATCTGGACATGCTGCATGCCCATATGACGCTGTCGGACAAGCCGTTCATGGGCTCGGTCACGGATCCGTCGCGGGCCCGGGATTCGGTGGCGATGTGCGAACAGCTCTTCGGCGCCGATTTCGTGGCCGAGAACACGGTGATGACCTCGCTGGTCAACCTCAACTCGCCGCTGACCTTCGATGCAACCATGATGGGCGCGCTCGAGGTCTATGCTGCGGCCAACCAGGCCTGCATCATCTCGCCCTTCATCGTCGGCGGGGCGATGGCGCCGGTGACGGTGGCGGGCACGCTGACCCAGGTGCTGGCCGAAGTGATGGCGGGCGTGGCCTATTCGCAGCTGGTGCGGCCCGGCGCGCCGGTAATCTTCGGCGCCTTCGTGACCTCGATCGACATGAATTCGGGTGCGCCGACCTTCGGTACGCCCGAGGCGAGCCAGATCCTCTCGGGCGCGGGTCAGCTGGCGCGGCGCCTGGGGCTGCCATTCCGCTCGGGCGGCGCGCTTTGCGGATCGAAGCTGCCCGATGCGCAGGCCGCCTACGAGACCGCGAACACGCTGAACGCGGCGCTGCTGGGCGGCGTCAACTTCATGCTGCACTCGGCCGGTTGGCTGGAAGGCGGGCTGGTCGCGAGCTACGAGAAATTCGTGATGGATGCCGATCAGCTCGGGGCGCTGCACCGGATGGCGGCAGGGGTCGCGACCGACGAGGCGGCACAGGCGATGGACGCGCTGCGCGAGGTGGGCCCGGGCGGGCATTTCCTTGGCTGCGCCCATACCCAGGCGCATTTCCGCGAGGCGTTCTGGCGGACCGATCTGCTTGACTACAAGCCGTTCGAGACCTGGGACGAGGAAGGCGCGCGCGACACTGCCACGCTGGCCTCGGACCGGGTCCGCAAGCTTCTGGCCAGCTTCGAGGCGCCGGCGCTCGATCCGGCGCGGCGCGAGGCGGTCGAGGATTACATGGCCCGGCGCAAGGCGGAAATGCCGGACGCCTTCGTCTGA
- the guaA gene encoding glutamine-hydrolyzing GMP synthase, translating into MSTHDRLLIIDFGSQVTQLIARRLRELNVYCEIHPYQNVTDAFLRDFAPKAVIFSGGPASVLDEGSPRPPQSVFDLGVPILGICYGQQVMMQMLGGRVERGHGTAEFGRAYVTPEEDRIDLLKGWFSENREQVWMSHGDHVAEIAPGFAVYGTSPNAPFAITADLSRNFFAVQFHPEVHHTPNGKTLYENFVRLAGFTGDWTMGAYREEAIRKIREQVGDAKVICALSGGVDSSVAAALLHEAVGDQLTCVFVDHGLLRLNEADEVVAMFRDHMNLHVIHAQEQDLFLGELEGVSDPETKRKTIGRLFIDVFQKYADQIEGARFLAQGTLYPDVIESVSFSGGPSVTIKSHHNVGGLPEKMGLKLVEPLRELFKDEVRALGHELGLPASFIGRHPFPGPGLAIRCPGEITREKLEILRKADAVYIDQIRKHGLYDEIWQAFVAILPVRTVGVMGDGRTYDYACALRAVTSVDGMTADYYPFTHDFLGETATRIINEVKGINRVTYDITSKPPGTIEWE; encoded by the coding sequence ATGAGCACGCATGACCGCCTTCTTATCATCGACTTCGGTTCCCAGGTGACGCAGCTGATCGCGCGCCGCCTGCGCGAATTGAACGTCTATTGCGAAATCCATCCCTACCAGAACGTCACCGACGCCTTCCTGCGCGACTTCGCGCCGAAGGCGGTGATCTTCTCGGGCGGGCCCGCCTCGGTGCTGGACGAGGGATCGCCCCGCCCGCCGCAAAGCGTCTTCGATCTCGGGGTGCCGATCCTCGGGATCTGCTATGGCCAGCAGGTGATGATGCAGATGCTGGGAGGCCGGGTCGAGCGCGGCCATGGCACCGCCGAATTCGGCCGCGCCTATGTCACGCCCGAGGAGGACCGGATCGACCTGCTGAAAGGCTGGTTCTCGGAAAACCGCGAACAGGTCTGGATGAGCCATGGCGACCATGTGGCTGAAATCGCGCCGGGTTTCGCGGTTTACGGCACCTCGCCCAACGCGCCCTTCGCGATCACGGCGGATCTTTCGCGCAATTTCTTCGCCGTGCAGTTCCACCCCGAGGTGCATCACACCCCGAACGGCAAGACGCTTTACGAGAATTTCGTGCGGCTTGCGGGCTTCACCGGCGACTGGACCATGGGCGCCTATCGCGAAGAGGCGATCCGCAAGATCCGCGAACAGGTCGGCGATGCCAAGGTGATCTGCGCGCTGTCGGGCGGGGTAGACAGCTCGGTCGCGGCGGCGCTCCTGCATGAGGCGGTGGGCGATCAGCTGACCTGCGTCTTCGTCGATCACGGGCTTCTGCGGCTGAACGAGGCCGACGAGGTGGTGGCGATGTTCCGCGACCACATGAACCTGCATGTGATCCACGCCCAGGAACAGGACCTCTTCCTTGGCGAGCTCGAGGGCGTCTCCGACCCCGAGACCAAGCGCAAGACCATCGGCCGGCTCTTCATCGACGTGTTCCAGAAATATGCCGACCAGATCGAAGGCGCGCGCTTCCTGGCGCAGGGCACGCTTTACCCCGACGTGATCGAATCCGTCAGCTTCTCGGGCGGGCCCTCGGTCACCATCAAGTCGCACCACAATGTCGGCGGGCTGCCCGAAAAGATGGGCCTCAAGCTGGTCGAGCCGCTGCGCGAGCTCTTCAAGGACGAGGTCCGGGCGCTGGGCCATGAGCTGGGCCTGCCCGCCAGCTTCATCGGCCGCCATCCCTTCCCGGGACCGGGGCTCGCGATCCGCTGCCCCGGCGAGATCACCCGCGAAAAGCTGGAAATCCTGCGCAAGGCCGATGCCGTCTATATCGACCAGATCCGCAAGCACGGGCTTTACGACGAGATCTGGCAGGCCTTCGTCGCGATCCTGCCGGTGCGCACCGTGGGCGTGATGGGCGACGGGCGCACCTATGACTATGCTTGCGCGCTGCGGGCCGTGACCTCGGTCGACGGCATGACGGCGGATTATTACCCCTTCACCCATGACTTCCTGGGCGAGACCGCGACGCGGATCATCAACGAGGTCAAGGGCATCAACCGGGTGACCTACGACATCACCTCGAAGCCGCCGGGGACGATCGAATGGGAGTGA
- a CDS encoding DUF6477 family protein yields MNMLPATLATLCRPRLLVRAARFGLADYRRDRDLIRLMQGRMPGSARTVLNWLIEQEERMEEIRQSGDAGYSIARHVELLIALVAEARLICDIDSPRSSG; encoded by the coding sequence ATGAACATGCTTCCCGCAACTCTTGCCACGCTCTGTCGTCCCCGCCTGCTGGTGCGGGCCGCCCGGTTCGGTCTGGCCGATTACCGCCGCGACCGCGACCTCATCCGACTGATGCAGGGACGGATGCCGGGCAGCGCGCGCACCGTGCTGAACTGGCTGATCGAACAGGAAGAGCGCATGGAAGAGATCCGGCAGTCGGGCGACGCCGGGTATTCGATCGCACGGCATGTCGAATTGCTGATCGCGCTGGTGGCCGAGGCCCGGCTGATCTGCGACATCGACAGCCCGCGCTCGTCCGGTTGA
- a CDS encoding outer membrane protein transport protein, giving the protein MKYAVGAAALAAVTTGPALAGGIERSVPSVGILFEQGNYVELGFSRFDPDVSGSVAGVFPSGEMAPGFNSYSFAYKGQFGENLHFALILDEPIGADIAYPAGTGYPSLAGASADVDALGTTLMMRYEIPSNFSVIGGVRSLRTSGSVDLPQVASYRLDSSTETDFGYLIGVAWEKPEIAARVALTYYSSITHDFTADESFTYPGLTPGKTSLETEIPKAVNLEFQTGIAMDTLLFGSIRWTEWSSFRITTPDYEAIVGRPIVSYDEDVITYNLGVGRKFNEHWSGAVLLGYERHEGNFKGNLGPTDGFRSLGLAATYTSGQFKITGGVRYVEIGDAKTRLGSNPTRFDGNDGVGFGLRVGYYF; this is encoded by the coding sequence ATGAAATACGCCGTTGGGGCGGCGGCATTGGCCGCCGTGACGACAGGGCCCGCCCTCGCGGGCGGAATTGAAAGATCTGTGCCGTCGGTCGGGATACTGTTCGAGCAGGGAAATTACGTCGAACTGGGGTTCAGCCGCTTCGATCCAGACGTGTCCGGCTCGGTCGCAGGCGTATTCCCCTCGGGCGAAATGGCGCCGGGCTTCAACAGCTACTCTTTCGCGTATAAAGGCCAATTCGGCGAAAACCTGCATTTCGCACTTATCCTCGACGAGCCGATCGGGGCGGATATCGCCTATCCGGCAGGAACCGGATACCCCTCTCTTGCAGGCGCGTCCGCGGATGTCGACGCGCTCGGCACGACCCTCATGATGCGCTACGAAATTCCGTCGAATTTCAGCGTGATCGGCGGGGTGCGATCCCTGCGCACATCGGGCAGCGTCGACTTGCCTCAAGTCGCAAGCTACAGGCTCGATTCCTCGACCGAGACCGATTTCGGGTATCTCATCGGCGTCGCCTGGGAGAAGCCCGAAATCGCGGCCCGCGTCGCCCTGACCTACTATTCCTCGATCACGCATGATTTCACCGCCGACGAGTCATTCACATACCCCGGTCTCACGCCGGGCAAAACCTCTCTTGAGACCGAAATACCGAAAGCCGTGAACCTGGAATTCCAGACCGGGATCGCTATGGACACGCTTCTGTTCGGGTCGATCCGCTGGACCGAGTGGAGTTCATTCAGGATCACCACCCCCGACTACGAGGCCATCGTGGGCCGCCCGATCGTCTCCTACGACGAAGACGTGATCACCTATAACCTCGGGGTCGGCCGTAAGTTCAACGAGCACTGGTCCGGCGCCGTCCTCTTAGGCTACGAAAGACACGAGGGAAATTTCAAAGGAAACCTCGGCCCGACCGACGGCTTCCGCTCGCTCGGGCTGGCGGCCACCTACACCTCCGGACAGTTCAAGATCACGGGCGGTGTCCGCTATGTCGAGATCGGGGACGCCAAGACCCGGCTCGGTTCTAATCCGACCCGCTTCGACGGCAATGACGGGGTCGGGTTCGGCCTGCGGGTCGGGTATTATTTCTGA
- a CDS encoding DMT family transporter has protein sequence MSPLLRAALWMTGAITAFSSMAVAGRMVSVELDTFELMLYRSLIGLGLVLTIGGAFGRLGEISHRQLGLHFIRNLCHFTGQNLWFLALGLIPMAQVFALEFTSPIWVAVLAPAILGERLTRMRALAAFVGFLGILIVARPDPTALEPGAIAAAGAAIGFAGSALFTRRLTRTQSIISILFWLTAMQAAMGLICAGLDGEIAWPSPAAWVPLGVIGLAGLTAHFCLTNALSVAPASIVMPLDFLRLPVIAVVGMLLYGEPLDPNVMIGAAIILVANFLNLRGESRQARHARRKTGAPPPTGRVKD, from the coding sequence ATGAGCCCCCTGCTTCGGGCCGCCCTTTGGATGACCGGAGCGATAACCGCCTTTTCCTCGATGGCGGTGGCGGGGCGCATGGTCTCGGTCGAGCTCGATACCTTCGAGCTGATGCTCTACCGCTCGCTGATCGGCCTCGGACTGGTCCTGACGATCGGCGGCGCCTTCGGGCGGCTTGGCGAGATCTCGCATCGCCAGCTCGGACTGCATTTCATCCGCAACCTCTGCCATTTCACCGGCCAGAACCTCTGGTTCCTGGCGCTGGGCCTGATCCCAATGGCGCAGGTCTTCGCGCTGGAATTCACCTCGCCGATCTGGGTCGCGGTGCTGGCCCCGGCGATCCTGGGCGAGAGGCTGACCCGGATGCGGGCACTGGCCGCCTTCGTGGGCTTTCTCGGCATCCTGATCGTGGCCCGTCCGGACCCGACCGCGCTCGAGCCCGGCGCCATCGCCGCCGCGGGCGCCGCCATCGGCTTTGCCGGATCGGCGCTGTTCACCCGGCGGCTGACGCGCACCCAGTCGATCATCTCGATCCTGTTCTGGCTGACCGCGATGCAGGCCGCGATGGGGCTGATCTGCGCAGGCCTCGACGGCGAGATCGCCTGGCCCTCTCCCGCCGCCTGGGTGCCGCTTGGCGTGATCGGCCTGGCCGGGCTGACGGCGCATTTCTGCCTGACCAACGCGCTCTCGGTGGCGCCTGCCAGCATCGTTATGCCGCTCGACTTCCTGCGCCTGCCGGTCATCGCCGTGGTCGGAATGCTGCTTTACGGCGAGCCGCTCGACCCCAATGTCATGATCGGGGCCGCGATCATCCTGGTGGCCAATTTCCTCAACCTTCGCGGTGAATCGCGTCAGGCAAGACACGCGCGCCGGAAAACAGGGGCACCGCCCCCCACAGGTCGCGTTAAGGATTGA
- a CDS encoding delta-class carbonic anhydrase yields MALIDDDNSQRVAVHQRFVPPRPAPDKTRLRTREDPMPRRLTAFLAMTALAFIGGLLTTPAPADGSRQQPDHGTRMAAADPAAHGSAQHGSAQHGPAEAHGAGPAASVPADGICRGFGPQAPRDISAPAGRNARIFNMAPPASRMNLCNIHTHTNAEHAGPGFALGAGSGTHGGFRCNETARLTEKELKDPAAGLGAFHGAKPGDTIEVHWVFSSCEVAPGKGLGSCMSESCQNPQLRVEAQAFLLVNDHTALDFKDYIYRGTQVNGLHQPRALPAGTGTPVIYGGSTTGPRYNQAICSPLQVTWSVRPDCARLDINSLHEWAALGNVFEEDHSHGVRPLVTAEELLSQIR; encoded by the coding sequence ATGGCCTTGATCGATGACGATAACTCCCAACGAGTTGCCGTCCATCAGCGGTTCGTACCGCCCCGCCCGGCTCCGGACAAGACCCGGCTCCGGACAAGAGAGGACCCGATGCCGCGTCGCCTGACCGCCTTCCTGGCCATGACCGCCCTTGCCTTCATCGGCGGCCTTCTGACCACCCCCGCCCCGGCCGACGGCTCGAGACAGCAACCGGATCACGGCACCCGGATGGCCGCCGCAGATCCCGCCGCGCACGGTTCCGCCCAGCATGGTTCAGCCCAGCATGGCCCCGCCGAGGCGCATGGAGCCGGTCCTGCCGCCTCCGTTCCGGCCGACGGCATCTGTCGCGGCTTCGGCCCGCAGGCGCCGCGCGACATCTCGGCACCCGCCGGCCGCAATGCGCGCATCTTCAACATGGCGCCGCCCGCCTCGCGGATGAATCTCTGCAACATCCACACCCATACCAATGCCGAACATGCCGGGCCGGGATTCGCGCTCGGCGCCGGCAGCGGCACGCATGGCGGCTTCAGGTGCAACGAGACCGCGCGCCTGACAGAGAAGGAACTGAAGGATCCCGCCGCCGGTCTCGGCGCCTTTCACGGCGCGAAGCCCGGCGATACAATCGAGGTGCATTGGGTGTTCAGCTCCTGCGAGGTGGCCCCGGGCAAGGGGCTCGGGTCCTGCATGTCGGAAAGCTGCCAGAACCCGCAACTGCGCGTCGAGGCCCAGGCCTTTCTTCTGGTCAACGACCACACCGCGCTGGATTTCAAGGACTACATCTATCGCGGCACTCAGGTGAATGGCCTGCACCAGCCGCGCGCCCTGCCCGCAGGGACGGGCACCCCCGTCATCTATGGCGGCTCGACCACCGGGCCGCGCTACAATCAGGCCATCTGCTCGCCGCTGCAGGTGACCTGGTCGGTCCGGCCCGACTGCGCCAGGCTCGACATCAACTCGCTTCACGAATGGGCCGCCCTCGGCAACGTTTTCGAAGAAGATCACAGCCATGGCGTGCGCCCGCTCGTGACCGCCGAGGAGCTGCTCTCGCAAATCCGCTGA
- a CDS encoding DUF6456 domain-containing protein, protein MVTHRQLQSAPAWLPQAARLYLAHTEGGVSLRALARIEGCHPSTVMRQVRRVETRRDDPLIDDALSRLGGQVAQPESHKETPYMSSTMRSCRPVADEATISREALRILRRLNEPGSFMAVARDMEKAAILRESAEGQTTRTAVVDRSVAEAFALKDWIVCRNRGRVTIYDISTAGRAALKRLQAREAARRDGATEPASAFAEQHRDWDEGKTARAERIRFNRAESPLSILARRKEKDGKPFLTHDLVAAGERLREDFEVAQLGPRVAQNWDRFLTGGDRGAFFGHDGPAEGASAARARVNAALRELGPGLGDVALRCCCFLEGLEQAEKRMGWSARSGKIVLRIALQRLKRHYETLGDHGGMIG, encoded by the coding sequence GTGGTTACGCATCGCCAGTTGCAATCCGCGCCGGCATGGCTGCCCCAGGCAGCGCGGCTCTATCTGGCGCATACCGAAGGGGGCGTGTCGCTGCGCGCCCTTGCCCGGATCGAGGGGTGTCATCCCTCGACCGTGATGCGGCAGGTGCGTCGGGTCGAGACCCGGCGCGACGATCCCCTGATCGACGATGCGCTGAGCCGCCTTGGCGGTCAGGTCGCCCAGCCCGAATCCCACAAGGAGACTCCCTACATGTCCTCGACAATGCGTTCGTGTCGTCCGGTGGCGGACGAGGCCACGATCAGTCGCGAGGCGCTGCGCATCCTGCGGCGCCTGAACGAACCGGGTTCGTTCATGGCCGTTGCCCGCGACATGGAGAAGGCCGCGATCCTGCGTGAAAGTGCCGAAGGCCAGACGACGCGGACGGCGGTCGTGGACCGCTCTGTTGCCGAGGCCTTCGCGCTGAAGGACTGGATCGTCTGCCGCAACCGCGGCCGGGTCACGATCTATGATATCAGCACGGCGGGGCGGGCGGCGCTGAAGCGGCTGCAGGCGCGCGAGGCCGCGCGTCGCGACGGCGCCACCGAGCCGGCCTCGGCCTTTGCCGAGCAGCATCGCGACTGGGACGAGGGCAAGACGGCGCGGGCCGAACGGATCCGCTTCAACCGGGCCGAGTCGCCGCTGTCGATACTGGCGCGGCGCAAGGAAAAGGACGGCAAGCCCTTCCTGACCCATGATCTGGTCGCGGCGGGCGAGCGCTTGCGGGAGGATTTCGAGGTGGCCCAGCTTGGCCCGCGGGTGGCGCAGAACTGGGACCGGTTCCTGACCGGCGGCGATCGCGGCGCGTTTTTCGGCCATGACGGTCCGGCCGAGGGGGCGAGCGCGGCACGGGCGCGGGTGAATGCCGCCCTGCGCGAGCTGGGACCGGGGCTTGGCGATGTGGCGCTGCGCTGCTGCTGTTTCCTCGAGGGCCTGGAACAGGCCGAGAAGCGCATGGGCTGGTCGGCCCGCTCGGGCAAGATCGTGCTCAGGATCGCTTTGCAGCGGCTCAAGCGGCATTACGAGACCCTTGGCGATCATGGCGGCATGATCGGCTAG
- the speE gene encoding polyamine aminopropyltransferase yields the protein MTDTPIPGWTLERLHKGYGQALQETEVFYDSQTEHQRLRVFDNPSFGRVMTLDGVVQVTEADNFIYHEMLTHVPILAHGAARRVLIVGGGDGGMAREALRHASVEEVTMVEIDAGVVEFCKTYLPGISQGAFDDPRLNLVIDDGAAFMRNTQQKYDVIVIDSTDPVGPGEVLFTDSFYGHAKRALTEGGILVTQNGVPFVQGKELTNSMRAFKALFADWGCYLATVPTYAGGPMAFGWGTDGPGRAVTLAELEARAAAAGLSTEYYTPEVHKAAFALPGYVRRLMP from the coding sequence ATGACAGACACCCCGATCCCGGGCTGGACCCTCGAACGCCTGCACAAGGGCTATGGCCAGGCGCTGCAGGAGACCGAGGTGTTCTATGACAGCCAGACCGAACACCAGCGGCTGAGGGTCTTCGACAATCCGAGTTTCGGCCGGGTGATGACGCTGGACGGCGTGGTGCAGGTGACCGAGGCCGACAATTTCATCTATCACGAGATGCTGACCCATGTGCCGATCCTCGCCCATGGCGCGGCCAGGCGGGTGCTGATCGTCGGCGGCGGCGATGGCGGGATGGCGCGCGAGGCGCTGCGCCATGCCTCGGTCGAGGAGGTCACCATGGTCGAGATCGACGCGGGCGTGGTCGAATTCTGCAAGACCTACCTGCCCGGCATCAGCCAGGGCGCCTTCGACGACCCGCGGCTGAACCTGGTGATTGATGACGGCGCCGCCTTCATGCGCAATACCCAGCAGAAATACGACGTGATCGTCATCGATTCCACCGATCCGGTCGGCCCGGGCGAGGTGCTGTTCACCGACAGCTTCTACGGCCATGCCAAGCGCGCGCTGACCGAGGGCGGCATCCTGGTGACGCAGAACGGGGTGCCGTTCGTCCAGGGCAAGGAACTGACCAATTCGATGCGCGCCTTCAAGGCGCTCTTTGCCGACTGGGGATGCTACCTGGCAACGGTGCCGACCTATGCCGGCGGGCCGATGGCCTTCGGCTGGGGCACCGACGGGCCGGGGCGTGCGGTCACCCTGGCCGAGCTCGAGGCCCGGGCGGCAGCAGCCGGGCTCTCGACCGAGTATTATACGCCCGAGGTCCACAAGGCCGCCTTCGCGCTTCCGGGCTATGTCCGCCGCCTGATGCCCTGA